Proteins from one Podospora pseudoanserina strain CBS 124.78 chromosome 1, whole genome shotgun sequence genomic window:
- the LCL3_2 gene encoding putative endonuclease lcl3 (COG:C; EggNog:ENOG503NXHK; BUSCO:EOG092644K0), which produces MPWSLGSSSAPSGDKDDIKSKLSSWTKPIRDHLSEGGNWIAPVIAAGATVGFWSFYKTYLRRIPNSAHVSTRYFHRRSLFGKVTSVGDGDGFHLYHTPGGRLAGWGWLRTVPKLRKELKGQTIPIRIAGVDAPEGGHFGRTAQPFAAEAQKFLDSHILNRRVRAYVWRRDQYDRIVATVYVRRPPFFQRKDVSMELLKQGFATTYEAKTGAEFGGPSKEIEYKVAEEVARQKGKGMWSLEKGGGFFHPSKKAQAIESPMAYKRRVKLAEKQQRNLDP; this is translated from the exons ATGCCATGGAGTCTAGGGTCCTCTTCGGCGCCGTCAGGCGACAAAGACGACATTAAATCAAAACTATCCTCGTGGACCAAACCTATACGCGATCACCTCAGCGAAGGCGGCAACTGGATCGCACCTGTCATTGCTGCTGGCGCGACTGTGGGATTTTGGAGCTTCTACAAGACCTACCTCCGGCGCATCCCCAACAGCGCCCATGTTTCCACGCGATACTTTCACCGACGGAGCTTGTTTGGCAAGGTAACTagtgttggggatggtgatgggttcCACTTGTATCATACACCAGGTGGGCgtttggctggctggggctGGCTGAGGACGGTGCCGAAGCTGAGGAAGGAATTGAAGGGGCAGACG ATCCCCATCCGCATCGCCGGCGTCGACGCCCCCGAAGGCGGTCACTTTGGCCGAACCGCTCAGCCCTTTGCTGCCGAAGCACAAAAGTTTCTGGACAGCCACATCCTCAACCGCCGAGTCCGCGCCTATGTTTGGAGACGCGACCAATATGACAGAATCGTGGCCACCGTTTATGTCCGACGGCCGCCATTCTTTCAACGAAAAGACGTCTCGATGGAGCTGCTCAAGCAGGGATTCGCAACTACGTACGAGGCCAAGACGGGCGCTGAGTTTGGCGGGCCGTCCAAGGAGATCGAATACAAagttgccgaggaggtggcAAGACAgaaagggaaggggatgtGGTCCCTGGAGAAGGGAGGCGGGTTTTTCCACCCGAGCAAAAAAGCCCAGGCGATTGAGAGCCCGATGGCATACAAGAGGCGAGTGAAGCTAGCGGAGAAGCAGCAACGCAATTTGGATCCGTGA